From the Porites lutea chromosome 5, jaPorLute2.1, whole genome shotgun sequence genome, the window GACGCGGGTAAGCTGCACAATTCATGCACGCGCAAAGTTTTAATCTCATACTCTGCTCTATATTTCGGTGTGAACTGTTGTTTCAAGTGATGTGTGACTTCAGTCATTATAAAGTGTGTCCACCGATTAGATTCTACAGAGCACCCTGCTTCGTTAGTCTCTTTCCTTGCTAGCCTTAAGGTAAGGTGAGTTACAATAAGCGCACTTGCCATATTTCGCAGTTGCCGGGCCGCGTTGAATTTCCGTCCTGTAATAGTTGCTACCTCTTTGTAGAAAATATCAGGAAAACAAACTCTTCCTCTGTATATTCCTCCCCTTTCTCAGGAAAGGATCCCTTTACCAGAAGAGGGCATCGACTGTAGTCCTCAAAGATTACCTCAATTTATTTGAACTCAATTTATTCTCTAAGTACTTCGAATGCTTCTGAGTTTGAATCTGAGACCTCCAAAGAATACCGGAATTGTCCATTGCCAGTGTTTGTGAACACCTAACttgcgatcaggcgttctttttcacaaaaagggaagaagaaacgcctgatcgcaggttattgAACACCGTGTTCTGTAACCCACCGAAATATAACTCATTGGTAACACACTGAAACCGCTTTCACTTTCTTCTTTGCCGCTGACCATTAGTGCTGAATTGTTTGACCTGCCAACCGCACATTGTTAATGAGCAACTCACGTTTACTTTTAACATGGCTAATTATTGTTAATCTGTGTAAGTTTTAGTTGTGACTCGCTAATGGTAGTATTTTATAACAAACTAAGCGCACCTCACGGCGAGAGAACTGATGAGCAGCATCACCGACCACGTAGCTTTTGTAGGAGTCACTGAGAGGTTTTGTGTTTTCACATACGTAATCAACCTTTGCCCTATGCTAACGGAGTAAACTGTATCTCTATAAATTATTgtcgtctttctttttttccttgcttACAAGCTGTATTTCCCATTGTGTTCTTAAATGCCTTTTAGTTTGCCTTTCACGAAGAGCACTTTCCACACGCCGTATCATTTCAAAACATGGATCTTTCtctcaaaacattttttctttctcttgacgcattttttgttttccacaTTTCCAATGTGAATTAGGAGTCCTAGTTTACCTTGAATTCTTGACGGCCATGGACTGGATATCCTAAGGGAGCGGAAGGCCCGGGTTCTATTCTCGGCCGAAATAATACTCAACTCGGGGTCATGTAATTACTGCGGAGGGGTTTCCTCTCGCGGCACCTCTCTGATCTaattcttgtgggacgtaaaccAGCCACTAGAGAGGCACTGTCGTCTGGTAGTGACCTCCCCTAGAATCTCTCTCGAGGCAACACTTAAATCGGAACCTAGCGCTGTTTTATTATCCTTGTCATGCCAGTGTGGTTAAATTGCTTTAAATCAACATCTAAACTTCCTTCTCATTTCCATCATAGTTGTTTTCACTGTGTTCGCCTTTATCTTCTGTTCTTATCTTTACGAATCGACAGGTCAATTTACAGATGATGACGCTCCTCCTCTCCCGTGGTCCGTGGAATGCGATGAACAAATCTTGTTCATAAAAACGGAAGGTTTTCTTCTCACTTCTATATTCATTTCTGTCCCGCTTATGATTTCCTCTCTTTGATAAGGATTGTTTACTTACACTTGTTTCACGCGATGAGTAGATACGCTAGCTCTGGTATACTCTTGTTCTTTCATCAGGCGCTGTTTTGATGAAATATCCTCTGGAATGTTTCTGGTCTGTCCTTTTCTTCCCTTTGCTCGCTTGATTTGCCAACTAGAAGGACGTCTTAAgatcttattttaaaaatgcgCATTTGCTCTAAAATCATGTCCGAAACTTGGATCTAATAAAGTTCGGCAAAGGCTCTGAACGGGATAATAGTGCATTGGCATGAGTTGTGCCTGATAATAAGCATGCCGGGTTTCTATAACCTACAGAACCGACTTTGTCTTCGTTATCTTCTCTCCCTTTGCGCTTGATCTAAGTTCTATGCTTCCCTCGAGTCTACAATCGCCTCTGAAACGTAAGAAACGTAGGCCGTCTCTGTTGGCAAAATTAGATCGAATGTAATTTTTAACGTCCTGCAATGGTTGTATTCTTGTGTATTTTGCAGATGACTCGCATGAATTGGCAGAACAAAAGAGTAAGTTTCTTGATACAAATCTTTACATCACTTCTAACGGTTATAATTTATACCTAATGTCAGACCAAGAGGGATTATAAACCATACCCTTTTGTaccgcacatacctatatagcttatatgtGAGTAATCCCCGGGTTACGTGAGAAACTCGGCAGTCCCGGCTATTACACCTCGTTAACCCTACACTTTAACACTCTCATACTCTCGTACGCGTTCTCCCTCAGAAGCTAAGAATTAATTCAACCCTAAAACAAATTATGAATAAAGTGCATCACGAAAAGTCATTTGTTCGAACAAAAAACGAATTGTGACAAGTTTTTGGTATAGTTTATTAAAGGGGATTTGTCATGTCATTTGCTGTCTACGGACAGTAAGTATGTAGTAGTGTAAAAGGAAACCAGTTTTTTAATCACAATGCTATACCtgcaaaaatcatcaaaaaattgaatttgctGCCCCAAGTTTTGTTTATAGCAGATACGTAAATGATATTGGAGCCATTTTAAGCTGAACTGGCTCCCAGTGGAATAGAGAAGGGACTTAAATTTGCTTAAGTTGACTTTTAATCACTTCACGCTAAGCAGTAGCCTTCATATTTCTCTATATGTAGACGTTTGCGCTCTTCGGGCTCTGTCAGATTACAAGTtcctctgaaaaaaaaaccttccagCACACTGCGGCTACCCTTTTTAACAACCTTCCTTATAAACTTAAGAAGTTTGactattttaatgtatttagtTCGCgcatttttaaattcttaaagAACCAGGCACAGGCCGGCTTATCTTAATTGTACTTTAAGTTTTATTCATACGACCATTGTAAATACTTTCTCTTTTAATCGTTATTtgttctattattttttttataagtaaCAGTTGAAGAGCCGTAATGTGGAAACCCTGTTATTAAACtgattacttacttactttacttctattcgggcctcattttttttctcacctcCTGTGGATGGACATCTCACCTTGCACTGAGATGgccaataggccacttccgagttccaaaaaccctcactttcaaatgaggccaagtgcacaatctttcttgtgaaaatgagttttatttgcatgagaatgaaaaataatttccatatcaaaggctgaggacttaacctcgttttgatacagaggcccgggcaaactcggaaatggcttatTAGGAGAAAAATCAGTATGACCTCAAGTTTACCTGTGACAGAAATGAATTTGCAATCTAAAAATATAAACTGAATGATCGTAGATACAAACACTCACGGTGAATTAATAGATCCTAAAGAAAATATTGATTCACCTCTATCACGGAGCATATAACTCAGTCCATACTTTGATAACTACTTTTCTAGCTTATTAAACCCTTtcgcttcttttttcttttaattcagaAGTCATTGAGAAGCTCGAGAGTGAATTGAAGGAAAAAGAGGAGCAGATTAAGACTCACATAGCCAAAGTTGAAGAACAAGAATCATCGATCAGCGAACAAGAAAAACTATTGTCTGAGCAGAAACAGTCCTTAACAGAATTCCAGGAAAAGGTGCAGCAACTGGGTGACACGATCAGACAGCAAGAAGGACAACTGAAGGAGCGAGAGGCAACTATCCACGAGCTCAAGGACGAGATCGAGTCACTCACAGGTTCTCTTGCGTCTGATAGCCAAGAAACACGGAAGAGATTCGACACCGAGTTAGCGAATCTCACTGCGCAGTTTACAGGCGAAATGGAGGGTCTTCAGAAGAGCTTTAACATAGAAAAAGAACAGTTGGAGAAGGAGTATCAAGCAAAGATGAAAGACTTGGAGAGTTCGCTGAAGAGCGAACGGGAGAACCTCAGGAATGAGCTGGAGGATGGATTTAGACAGGAGAGGGAATTGTTGATCTCCGAGTACGAGAGCGAGAAATCCGAAATGGAGGAGGAACACAGGGGCGAAAAAGAGATGTTGGAGAAACTATTCAAGGGCGAGctggacaaagaaaaagaaaagatggAAATGGAGCAGAGCCGCTTAATGGAGAAGCTGCAAGTGGTGGAAAATGACAAGACAGAAGTGGAGTTGAAGCTGTTAAACGAGAAAGCGGAGCTGGAACAACAGTTCAGGATCGATAAAGCCGAGTGGGAACTGCAGAACACAACAAAGGTAGCCGCTATGGAGAAGGACAAACACGAATGGACGAACCTGAGGTCGGAGCTTGAGATCGCACATAAAGAACAGGTCAGCGTACTAGAGAACAAgttaaggaaagaaaaatctAAAATGGAGGAGGAATACGGAAACCAGACTTGGGAACTTAAGCAATCTCACGCCAAGGAGGTTGCAAGCCTCAAGCAGAGTTTTGTGGAGCAAAAGGCCGAAATGGAGCAGAGGTTTACCAGAGAAAAAGCCCAACTGCGTGAATCGTTCACTCGCGAGAGGAACGAAATCGAGCAGAGGTTTGCTAGAGAAAAAGTAGAACTCACAGAAAACCTGGAAAACGAGCACAGTCACACGCTTGCTTTGCGAGAGGCTGAGCTGAAAAACGGTTTCTTGAAGGAGAAGTCGGCTTTAGAGAAACAGTTCGACAAGGAACGAGCAAAAATCGAGGAAGGTTTTCACGAAAATTCCACTCACAGCGAATTGGCTTTTCAGAAATGGAAAGCAGAACTAGAAGAACATTACACTGAAGAAAAAGCCAAGCTTTTACAGAACGCTTCTCGCGAGAAAGCTGAGTTGGAACAGCGCTATAAACATCAAATAACGGAGCTGCAGCAAGCTTTTACTGAAGGAGAGGCCGGACTGAAGGGACAGTTGAAAAACGACTTCTTGCGTTTGCTGGAAAAACATAAGGCTGAGTTAGAGGAAAgcttttcaaagcaaaaagtACAGTTGGAAGAAAGTTACTCGCGCGAAAAGGCCGAATTTGAGAAAAGTGGCACTGTAGGTTTGCAGGAAATCCGGGAAACTTactcccgtgaaagaaatgaacTTGAGGAGAGTTACCAGAGGAAGATCAAGGATCTTCAGAGAAATTTCACTCGGGAGAAACAAGAGCTAGAAGAAGAGTACGTTCAGGAGAAGATAGAACTTCGATCTCAACTTGAAAAGGAATACGCCACTAAACTCAAAACCGAAACTGAACTTCTTGAACAGACGGTAAAACATCTACAAGATGAAATTACTTTTCTTAAGGAGCAAAAGCGAGAGCTCGAGGCGAAAGTCCAAACGCTGGAGTTAAAAACTTTAACTCGCAGTGATAAGGAAGCCGTAGAGTTGAAACTAACTCGTGAAAAGGTGGTTCAGCTGGAGAGCAAAGTGGATGCtttggagaaagaaaaaggacgTATTCTGGAAAACAGCGTTAAAGAAATTACGGAGCAGAAAGTTTATTTGGACGAGCTACAAAGAGAGAAGGCGGCTTTGGAAAGGGAAACTCTAGAAAAAGAAAGGCAACTTTTAGAAGCGGAGAAGGTAGGTGCCTTTGTAATAATTTGCACTGACTGTTTTAGGTTTAACTTGACCTCAGTCAAGTTATATTTTGTATCTGTATTTTGTGTGACCGGATGTCGATAGAAGTCTTCGGTTAACAGGCAGATCATACGAGCAAGTTTTGTTCCCTGAATTGGCTTGTTTTTACGTGTTTATTTTGTACTAAATCGGTTTCGTTTCAATAACAGCAACCGCATTGTTGTGCCCGCTGGTAGAGTGTATTACAAGAATTTGATACAAACATCAGTCTTATCAACTGCGttgataaattaaattttccactttattaaccctttaactttaagccccaatatccacacacAAATTCTCCCGACTGATGCCCATATATTTTcctaaagaataagttgagagaatttgataaacgATCAAGGCATTTTggctttggtgatcattttgttagtTCTCGTGACTCCTTGAGTCCTTAATGATGTTTCGAtcttgttaagagaaaatttgtgttggtcactcttgggttAAAGAGATCAAACAGGTGTCGTTTCGACGCTAGCAATTCGATAGTGGGTTGTGTGAGGTGCTTGGTTTCCAGTGATCGAATTTTCaggttttaaatttctttgccgtcgggAATTTACTTCGTTTGTACTGAGCCGAGGATACGTTGTGTAAATAGTTGGAGATTTTTATGCGGTTGGGTTACGAAGCATGGTTCGCTCATGTAACTCATATTCCGTGAAACAAGTCTCCTGTTCAACGTGTACCATATTAGGTGGCTAGCTATTAAGTAATGATTCCGATAAGAAGGAAAGAACCAAACGCAGTGAACACGTCTGAATGCGAAAAGATGctaactttactattgtctctactacacttctgattggtttaacaTCAAATTTTACGAAATCTTCGCAAAGCACCATGTATATTAGTCCCTTGTTTTCTAACCAACTTCGTTATAACAAAATCTCGTGAGTATaagtaacacagaaatcctATGTGAGGAACAtttcaaattgtaaaattttcttggctattgttttcaactcttatGATTTATCGAAAACTTTTAATGAAgttaaaatgcattttatttggtaaactgcctttttttgggtttatgcCTTCTctgtgtgaaaatgaaaacattcctATGTGAGGAAAGCGTATTGCgccataacaaaagaaattgctccccgtcttacccggatcattacttaaacaAGAGAGCAGTCAAAAGATGTTAGGGCAGGCTGGGGGAAAATAAAGGTTGATTACAACCACGTTCTTACCACTCGTTTGAGCAATTATCCTGTCTGGTTCCTCTTTCTGTCGCCTTGGGCTATTGAAGCAGTTTTGTACAATTCTGCCATTCGTATTTTATCCCACGATTTCGATCTTGTATTTGTCTGTTTGTTTCTATTGTCCCCTTTTTTATTTCTCAGTGTTGCAGATGGATGCGTGTAAATATCAAGTTACTTAATGAGTCCACTTCTCTCATTTTCAGAGTTTTCTAGCACGTTTTATTTTAGTTTCGTCAACGTTAGGTGTAGAGTCTTTTAGTAAGCTATTGACACTTTGTTGTGAAAGGTGAAGAGTGAAGGAATGGGAAGACAGGTCAAAGAACTTCAGCTTAAATCTGAAGAGATGGATTTGCTTTTAAATCTACGAGCCTCCGAAGCGGAGGACTTGGGATTGAAACTTCGTAACAGCAGCTCTGAGAAGGAAAGATTAGAAGAGACTTGTAGAAACATCGAATCGGAACTCCAAGAAGCCAAACTAAGAGTTAACGAGCTGGAagtaagtttaaatttgagcAGTTCTGAAAAAGGGCAGTTGGAGGAGAAATTGAAGGAGCGAGATTCCCAGCTGAATGGTTTGGCTTCAACGGAAGCTGAACTTAAAGATATCATGAACAAAAGCCAAGAGATTGAGGACATGCTACGCACCCGTGATCTAGAAAACCAAGAATTGAATAGAAGATTGCTAGAGAACAATGCAGAGTTAGAGAGTGAAATGGCGGAGCTGCAGACCGACTTAAAGAATGCTGTAGAAAAGTCAAGGGAGCTGGATGCGTTGTTAACGgtcaaagaaactgaaaaccgTGAATTACAGAAAAAGGTTAACGAGTACAACAAACAGAGGACCGAGCTGGAGGAAAAGGCTGCTCAGCTTACCAATCAGCTCGCGGACGCGGAGACTGTGCGACTCCAAGAGCTTAAAACACGGGTGACCGTTTGGGAAACTGAGAACAAAGATCTGGAGCAGCGGCTGAACCAGCGCAACAAGCACAACATGGAGCTGGAACAGAAGCTGAAATtgctgaccaaaaggattgCTGACAAAGATGACGTCAGAGTAAGGGAACTTGAGCGCATGCTTGGTGTGCGGGAAAGTGCCTACAAGGCTCTTGAACAGAGGTTTGAGCAGCGCGGAGATGAAACAAGGCAGTTGGAAAAACAAGTGACGCAGCTGACACAGAAGCTGGCGGATATGGATCACGTTAGACAGAAGGAGTTTGAAATTGAGAAGGTCCCGTCAACTATTGGtgtttattattactattttgctGTTAATTGCTTTTGACCCACTGCGTTTAACTGTAACAATAGCAGCTATCTCCTAATGTTCTTATGTGTGGCGACTAAGCAACTTATACAACTAATGTGTGGCCTATAGAGGAACTCCTAGCTCCTTGATTGTCAAAGGCTTTTATCAATTAATACAGCTAATGTGTCGCGTATAGAGGGGCCCTTACAGCTCCTTAGCTggtaaaggctttttaaagttctttctTTGCTCTATAACTGCATTCATCGTTGTAACACTCTTATTGTGTGGCAGTTCTATAACGTTCTTTATTGCAATAATGACCACTAATGtgtgtgaaaacaaaaaaacgtaaCATAATAACCATAATTCCGCTaactaaaaaacattttaaatcgGCATTTCAGAAGCAGCCTTTCTCACCAGACAGAAGACTGGAATACATCCGGGACATGACCCCGGGAATTGACGTGACATGCGTCTCCTCGCTCTGAACACATAAACATTAGTCACCGACACGAACCATAACACTCCGTCGTTTACTCTAAATAGTATAAAAAATATAGTCAACAACGACATAATGCCTGACCTTGTCGATGACTTTAAAGACGATGTTAATGCTGTTTCGACAATTAGAACAAGTAAAACTGTATTAAAGCTTGACGAACAGATTTAAACTCCAGATTgtttaaatataataaaatgttAAACGAACTATTTTAGAATGAAAATGATTAAGGATGATTAATTATTTATGTCACggtaatttgttttttctttctttgtataTACGAATAAGGGTGTACCATATATAAACCAAGGGGGCAGAAACGCGAGTAATTTAAAAACCTGTTTTTTCATTAAAGCAAACTGTTGTTAAAAATTTAGCAAATCAGTTTTAACTCAATATTGTTTTTAATGGAAAATCAGCACTCTACATGAATGTAAAAATGCTTTGTTGTATCCATTAATTTGATAAAAGGCAATGACCGAAAAACCCGACTTAACCCTAAtattaaactttgtttttcCCAAGAAGATATATTCCAATCAACAACTTTTCAAtcgtaaagtaaaaaaaaataattgaaacaCGCCGTTTTCATTCTTACCCGTACAACAAGTAGCGCAAAAAACAATCACAGCAAACAAAAACGTGACTTGTAAATTCCGCTTATAACATAACAGCGCTTGGTGTCTTTTTGTGGCCAAGTTAAAAGGGTGCTTCCATAGGTAGTGGTTTAAGTTCGATGTCGTAGCTTTGATATGTTCAATTTTGCTCTAATTTAATGGCTTGAAGCGTTCAGGCTCCTGCCTGCTGCCCACAGGCTTGTATGCTCATGGTTAATACCTGTGTTCGTGTGTACAGTGTTTTTATTCATAATAGTGATGTGGAGCTTTTGTTCCTTGTATCCCTCTATTTCTGCCGTATCTGA encodes:
- the LOC140937765 gene encoding uncharacterized protein isoform X1, encoding MDEDEQDVYVAQLHEVFDSCDHSGKGFLNRSELVELCKKLQLDDQVPQLLQQLLGSVEAEGQVTFDDFKEGFVAVLSQAIEQLSSSEDEDQPSDSTAEPPKAVVNEKRYGRRSRPETSYSEDLYSADDESLIDSRPESRLSDSHFTMEADRVESPVREEKTKLKRRLSSRKSSLRNSIRRHNSKQRKSREDSVIVNDSDAVDSGGYLSVSPHPNDGNSGYESPTEEEQLRAIWNEVNVGATGFLDRHELSVVCDHIGMDSMNEQELALLFEELDEDGDGKVSFEEFLHGLFVAKDIQQSDVEPEWEQHHSTPYNHAPPPTSPNYTLKGQRRSVVHDDSSFFLSTRTAGSSSAFDLMTLLDTDNTGFAKKEDIKDFWLAQGLNEAIPLLEHLEVDVEGKLSLHQLTNLLESVIEEQNSGVPKAVVNIYKHEVVHLRSQVETVSAERDALKENMVKLTEEKQMLIVESEDTAQKLEKQHETKLRDQESMYTEKMQNLHQTLTEERDKVLHNANQQRSVLEESLHSTKTEEQRLRTKLAEAEEEILRLEKALSDSQEKLTDAENTRERLEKELESMSDLSHRLAEVEKQQILKQQQNQKNSKSIRELERINRELRDENDELRLQCEALTQQVNNSVKRRPSHRKRQDSQKVHRHGSVLSDYTKPVVIKRNKEGVTSSDESDTADHPDGTRVPSVRVSGDGGSNEDADDSHELAEQKKVIEKLESELKEKEEQIKTHIAKVEEQESSISEQEKLLSEQKQSLTEFQEKVQQLGDTIRQQEGQLKEREATIHELKDEIESLTGSLASDSQETRKRFDTELANLTAQFTGEMEGLQKSFNIEKEQLEKEYQAKMKDLESSLKSERENLRNELEDGFRQERELLISEYESEKSEMEEEHRGEKEMLEKLFKGELDKEKEKMEMEQSRLMEKLQVVENDKTEVELKLLNEKAELEQQFRIDKAEWELQNTTKVAAMEKDKHEWTNLRSELEIAHKEQVSVLENKLRKEKSKMEEEYGNQTWELKQSHAKEVASLKQSFVEQKAEMEQRFTREKAQLRESFTRERNEIEQRFAREKVELTENLENEHSHTLALREAELKNGFLKEKSALEKQFDKERAKIEEGFHENSTHSELAFQKWKAELEEHYTEEKAKLLQNASREKAELEQRYKHQITELQQAFTEGEAGLKGQLKNDFLRLLEKHKAELEESFSKQKVQLEESYSREKAEFEKSGTVGLQEIRETYSRERNELEESYQRKIKDLQRNFTREKQELEEEYVQEKIELRSQLEKEYATKLKTETELLEQTVKHLQDEITFLKEQKRELEAKVQTLELKTLTRSDKEAVELKLTREKVVQLESKVDALEKEKGRILENSVKEITEQKVYLDELQREKAALERETLEKERQLLEAEKVKSEGMGRQVKELQLKSEEMDLLLNLRASEAEDLGLKLRNSSSEKERLEETCRNIESELQEAKLRVNELEVSLNLSSSEKGQLEEKLKERDSQLNGLASTEAELKDIMNKSQEIEDMLRTRDLENQELNRRLLENNAELESEMAELQTDLKNAVEKSRELDALLTVKETENRELQKKVNEYNKQRTELEEKAAQLTNQLADAETVRLQELKTRVTVWETENKDLEQRLNQRNKHNMELEQKLKLLTKRIADKDDVRVRELERMLGVRESAYKALEQRFEQRGDETRQLEKQVTQLTQKLADMDHVRQKEFEIEKARNDLITMEKRLEEIQGKKQVLEKVLNEKNSKANTLQEEVYVLKERLANAQGTYKREMETEKQKAALANTELMTMRSRHQREVSDLKEQLHRANLASERDQALREKVFNEAKAEVMALSKKLEEKTRRLRELESASNLWEGRIRSLEKEKMELQNQVKQTREALDEHVARLSKQLQQTEISATRSGNLVQELYIENSKLTKALQQTEANEKRAEKANRQLTEQKKALQRVISKLCGANAIA
- the LOC140937765 gene encoding uncharacterized protein isoform X2, producing the protein MDEDEQDVYVAQLHEVFDSCDHSGKGFLNRSELVELCKKLQLDDQVPQLLQQLLGSVEAEGQVTFDDFKEGFVAVLSQAIEQLSSSEDEDQPSDSTAEPPKAVVNEKRYGRRSRPETSYSEDLYSADDESLIDSRPESRLSDSHFTMEADRVESPVREEKTKLKRRLSSRKSSLRNSIRRHNSKQRKSREDSVIVNDSDAVDSGGYLSVSPHPNDGNSGYESPTEEEQLRAIWNEVNVGATGFLDRHELSVVCDHIGMDSMNEQELALLFEELDEDGDGKVSFEEFLHGLFVAKDIQQSDVEPEWEQHHSTPYNHAPPPTSPNYTLKGQRRSVVHDDSSFFLSTRTAGSSSAFDLMTLLDTDNTGFAKKEDIKDFWLAQGLNEAIPLLEHLEVDVEGKLSLHQLTNLLESVIEEQNSGVPKAVVNIYKHEVVHLRSQVETVSAERDALKENMVKLTEEKQMLIVESEDTAQKLEKQHETKLRDQESMYTEKMQNLHQTLTEERDKVLHNANQQRSVLEESLHSTKTEEQRLRTKLAEAEEEILRLEKALSDSQEKLTDAENTRERLEKELESMSDLSHRLAEVEKQQILKQQQNQKNSKSIRELERINRELRDENDELRLQCEALTQQVNNSVKRRPSHRKRQDSQKVHRHGSVLSDYTKPVVIKRNKEGVTSSDESDTADHPDDDSHELAEQKKVIEKLESELKEKEEQIKTHIAKVEEQESSISEQEKLLSEQKQSLTEFQEKVQQLGDTIRQQEGQLKEREATIHELKDEIESLTGSLASDSQETRKRFDTELANLTAQFTGEMEGLQKSFNIEKEQLEKEYQAKMKDLESSLKSERENLRNELEDGFRQERELLISEYESEKSEMEEEHRGEKEMLEKLFKGELDKEKEKMEMEQSRLMEKLQVVENDKTEVELKLLNEKAELEQQFRIDKAEWELQNTTKVAAMEKDKHEWTNLRSELEIAHKEQVSVLENKLRKEKSKMEEEYGNQTWELKQSHAKEVASLKQSFVEQKAEMEQRFTREKAQLRESFTRERNEIEQRFAREKVELTENLENEHSHTLALREAELKNGFLKEKSALEKQFDKERAKIEEGFHENSTHSELAFQKWKAELEEHYTEEKAKLLQNASREKAELEQRYKHQITELQQAFTEGEAGLKGQLKNDFLRLLEKHKAELEESFSKQKVQLEESYSREKAEFEKSGTVGLQEIRETYSRERNELEESYQRKIKDLQRNFTREKQELEEEYVQEKIELRSQLEKEYATKLKTETELLEQTVKHLQDEITFLKEQKRELEAKVQTLELKTLTRSDKEAVELKLTREKVVQLESKVDALEKEKGRILENSVKEITEQKVYLDELQREKAALERETLEKERQLLEAEKVKSEGMGRQVKELQLKSEEMDLLLNLRASEAEDLGLKLRNSSSEKERLEETCRNIESELQEAKLRVNELEVSLNLSSSEKGQLEEKLKERDSQLNGLASTEAELKDIMNKSQEIEDMLRTRDLENQELNRRLLENNAELESEMAELQTDLKNAVEKSRELDALLTVKETENRELQKKVNEYNKQRTELEEKAAQLTNQLADAETVRLQELKTRVTVWETENKDLEQRLNQRNKHNMELEQKLKLLTKRIADKDDVRVRELERMLGVRESAYKALEQRFEQRGDETRQLEKQVTQLTQKLADMDHVRQKEFEIEKARNDLITMEKRLEEIQGKKQVLEKVLNEKNSKANTLQEEVYVLKERLANAQGTYKREMETEKQKAALANTELMTMRSRHQREVSDLKEQLHRANLASERDQALREKVFNEAKAEVMALSKKLEEKTRRLRELESASNLWEGRIRSLEKEKMELQNQVKQTREALDEHVARLSKQLQQTEISATRSGNLVQELYIENSKLTKALQQTEANEKRAEKANRQLTEQKKALQRVISKLCGANAIA